In Chengkuizengella sediminis, a single window of DNA contains:
- a CDS encoding rhodanese-like domain-containing protein, with protein MKIITPKEVEQLLKENKKIHIIDVREVNEIREGMIAGSMHIPLGLLEFRLHELNRSKEYIMVCRSGNRSGIAAQFLESQGFKVKNMIGGMLEWTGEVQKNLY; from the coding sequence TTGAAAATCATTACACCAAAAGAAGTAGAACAACTTCTTAAAGAGAATAAGAAAATTCATATTATCGATGTACGTGAAGTGAATGAGATAAGGGAAGGTATGATTGCTGGGTCAATGCACATTCCATTGGGTTTGTTAGAATTCCGTCTTCATGAGTTGAATAGATCCAAAGAATATATTATGGTATGCCGCTCAGGCAATCGTAGTGGCATCGCTGCACAATTTCTTGAAAGTCAAGGTTTTAAGGTGAAAAATATGATTGGTGGCATGTTGGAATGGACTGGGGAAGTCCAAAAAAATTTATACTAA
- a CDS encoding M23 family metallopeptidase: MKKLLQYKWKKKKFTFIILHDASRSTIQFKMMDLILYSIPIFLGILILATFALFTLHQSTLLKYDRLQTSFEVSESDYVKMVAQKDQTIESKDETIEQLQNNLISLSEQTQEIETKLNELEKFENDIKKITGVDSTALANPSNMTLEKEVVTAASPVSVLHNNNKQVLIGTGGYLVPVHNDSLKNVATNTSENLIALNKNVESMLVSLSDTKEDIVEYQQLLNITPSIWPTNHQKITSTFGYRRDPFTNALSFHTGLDIGAYYNDPVYAAADGTISYTGYDRIYGNQITINHSNGVITRYMHLNKILLQSGQQVKKGQKIGLVGSTGRSTGPHLHYEIVKNGERQNPLDFIQ, translated from the coding sequence ATGAAGAAATTATTACAATATAAGTGGAAAAAAAAGAAATTCACCTTCATTATTTTACATGATGCCAGTCGTTCAACCATTCAATTTAAAATGATGGATTTAATTTTATATAGTATCCCCATCTTCCTTGGCATACTTATCTTGGCTACTTTCGCCCTTTTCACACTTCATCAAAGCACTTTGCTAAAGTACGATCGATTACAGACTTCTTTCGAAGTAAGTGAATCCGACTATGTTAAGATGGTTGCTCAAAAAGATCAAACGATCGAAAGTAAAGATGAAACCATTGAACAATTACAAAATAATTTAATTAGTTTATCAGAACAAACCCAAGAAATAGAAACAAAACTAAATGAGTTAGAAAAATTTGAAAATGACATAAAAAAAATCACGGGTGTTGACTCCACTGCGCTTGCAAATCCATCTAACATGACATTGGAAAAGGAAGTTGTCACTGCAGCATCACCAGTTTCTGTTCTACATAACAATAATAAACAAGTGCTTATAGGTACTGGTGGGTATCTTGTTCCTGTACATAATGATTCTCTAAAAAACGTTGCAACAAATACATCTGAAAATCTAATCGCTTTAAATAAAAATGTGGAATCCATGTTAGTTAGTTTATCGGACACAAAGGAAGATATAGTAGAATATCAACAGTTATTAAATATTACACCTTCAATTTGGCCTACAAACCATCAAAAAATCACATCTACTTTTGGTTATCGAAGAGATCCTTTTACTAATGCTCTTAGCTTCCACACAGGTTTAGACATTGGAGCCTACTACAATGATCCAGTTTATGCAGCAGCTGATGGAACCATTAGTTATACAGGTTATGATCGTATTTATGGAAATCAAATTACCATCAATCATTCCAATGGTGTGATCACTAGATATATGCATTTAAATAAAATATTATTGCAATCTGGTCAACAGGTTAAAAAAGGACAAAAGATTGGATTGGTAGGTTCAACAGGACGAAGTACAGGACCACATCTTCATTATGAAATAGTTAAAAATGGCGAGAGACAAAATCCGTTAGATTTCATTCAATAA
- a CDS encoding sulfurtransferase TusA family protein — protein MNATKILDAKGLACPMPIVKTKKMIEELQSGDILEIHATDKGAKNDLAAWAKSTGHELLESTEEDGLFKFWIRKR, from the coding sequence ATGAATGCAACAAAAATATTAGACGCTAAAGGTTTAGCGTGTCCCATGCCGATCGTAAAAACGAAAAAAATGATAGAGGAGTTACAATCAGGTGATATTTTAGAAATTCATGCTACAGATAAAGGGGCTAAAAATGATTTGGCAGCGTGGGCAAAATCAACTGGGCATGAGTTGTTGGAGTCAACGGAAGAGGATGGATTGTTTAAATTTTGGATTCGAAAAAGGTAA
- a CDS encoding GerAB/ArcD/ProY family transporter: MDQRQIISPSQLSWLATVIIFTSSQTFFPREALYISGHNGWIAYTVPLFYALFITFIFYELSKRFPEKNIFEISQQILGKVMGGIINFIILAYIWISLIRNIAILTAFMDSSILISTPIYIIGIIITLMIIYYGKMSYEVSARVNELTFLLFIGMAFTMPLMLIGDIQPERLLPILAKGIDGFVKSNTLTIGWFGDIFILGAFLHALSVPKQIHAAIRFGLINATFILTLVMVLTITVLGPNIGSKATYPIYLLAEQIHFTDFLERLEIIMVTAYTFSFMLNMIFMFIAGLIGLSSYTNRKDYRIYSTSVGWFLYMFKVLSFSSITELYIFSSYSSVVITLVLQVPILIILLVFSRRKKFKKKQSNIVKKEHKYARRWRWSTNGLILMGILFIFFGILFGRDFSICGLIAGIGFALCLTSALVTSFMEMIKCNKLRQNST; this comes from the coding sequence ATGGATCAACGACAAATTATTAGTCCTTCACAATTATCTTGGCTTGCAACCGTCATTATTTTCACTAGCAGTCAGACTTTTTTCCCAAGAGAAGCGCTTTATATTTCGGGTCATAATGGTTGGATTGCTTATACTGTACCTCTTTTTTATGCATTGTTTATTACATTTATATTTTACGAATTGTCTAAAAGATTCCCCGAAAAAAATATATTTGAAATCTCACAACAAATTTTAGGTAAAGTTATGGGGGGGATTATAAACTTCATTATTTTAGCTTATATTTGGATATCATTGATACGCAATATTGCTATTTTGACTGCATTTATGGACAGCTCTATTTTAATTTCAACCCCCATTTATATTATTGGGATCATCATAACTCTCATGATCATTTACTATGGAAAAATGAGTTATGAAGTAAGTGCACGTGTAAATGAATTAACTTTTTTATTGTTTATTGGAATGGCATTCACGATGCCACTTATGTTAATAGGAGACATTCAACCTGAAAGATTACTTCCTATTTTAGCGAAAGGCATAGATGGATTCGTAAAATCAAACACTTTAACTATTGGATGGTTTGGAGACATTTTTATTTTAGGCGCTTTTTTACATGCACTTTCTGTTCCTAAGCAAATTCATGCAGCCATCAGATTTGGTTTAATAAACGCTACTTTTATCTTAACCTTAGTTATGGTTTTAACGATTACTGTTTTGGGACCTAATATTGGGAGTAAAGCGACTTATCCTATTTATCTTTTAGCAGAACAAATTCATTTTACAGATTTTTTGGAACGATTGGAAATTATTATGGTTACAGCGTATACTTTTTCGTTTATGTTAAATATGATTTTTATGTTTATCGCAGGTTTAATCGGACTAAGCAGTTATACAAATCGAAAAGACTATCGAATCTATTCTACATCTGTTGGTTGGTTTCTCTATATGTTTAAAGTTCTATCTTTTTCAAGTATTACAGAGCTGTATATTTTTTCAAGTTACAGCAGTGTTGTAATCACCTTAGTTCTTCAAGTCCCTATTTTAATCATATTGTTGGTTTTTTCTAGAAGAAAGAAGTTTAAAAAGAAACAATCTAATATCGTCAAAAAAGAGCATAAGTATGCTCGTCGTTGGCGTTGGTCAACAAATGGACTCATATTGATGGGCATTCTTTTCATATTTTTTGGGATACTGTTTGGCAGAGATTTTTCTATTTGTGGGCTTATTGCTGGGATTGGTTTCGCATTATGTTTGACTAGTGCACTAGTCACTTCATTCATGGAAATGATAAAATGCAACAAATTAAGACAAAATAGTACATAA
- a CDS encoding glutaredoxin domain-containing protein, giving the protein MSNQITVYTTNTCPYCLLLKNFLNEQGLPFEEINLENDASAAQKLIKTTGQLGVPQAEVNGEWVLGFDREKILDLIHK; this is encoded by the coding sequence GTGAGTAATCAAATTACGGTTTATACAACAAACACTTGTCCTTATTGTTTATTGTTGAAAAACTTTTTAAATGAACAAGGACTGCCTTTTGAAGAGATCAATCTAGAAAATGATGCTAGTGCAGCACAAAAACTGATTAAAACTACAGGGCAATTAGGCGTGCCTCAAGCAGAAGTTAATGGAGAATGGGTATTAGGGTTTGATCGGGAAAAGATACTGGATTTAATTCATAAATAA
- a CDS encoding SulP family inorganic anion transporter, whose translation MLKKTIPAMDWIQNYNKQDLKGDVSAGLIVAIMLIPQAMAYAMIAGLPPVIGLYASTIPLFIYAIMGSSKQLAVGPVAMVSLLVLSGVSALAEPGTEEYLSYVFLLMFMIGIIQFSMGLFKLGFIVNFLSHAVVSGFTSAAALIIGLSQLKNLLGINLDTGETIFHTLFEAAQRISEINVITFLIGIGSILTLLFFKKKLPRFPAPLVVVLVSTLLVYFLKLYDQGVKIVGEVPKGIPSFSLPAFNMDSIVALLPIALTISFVGFMESIAVAKAIAAKEKYKINSNQELNGLGLANIVGSFFSAYPVTGGFSRSAVNYQAGARTGLASIITAVLIIVTLLFFTPLFYYLPNAVLAAIIMVAVFGLIDIKEAKHLFKVKKMDGLTLIITFIFTLMLGIEEGILIGAAFSLLVFIWRSAYPHIAELGYIEKTEVFRNIKRYPEAKTFKNTLIFRIDASIYFANVGFIEKKISDEMSKKTNITRIILDFSAVNDIDAVSIDELEKIMDNYQSAGIQFLIVGMKGPIKDLIQKAGWYEKYGQNIKHPSLQHVLQIG comes from the coding sequence ATGTTAAAAAAAACCATTCCAGCAATGGATTGGATTCAAAATTACAATAAACAAGACCTTAAGGGAGATGTATCCGCTGGTTTAATTGTTGCCATTATGTTAATACCGCAAGCGATGGCATATGCCATGATTGCAGGTTTGCCTCCGGTCATTGGTTTGTACGCATCTACCATCCCACTTTTTATTTATGCGATTATGGGATCTTCGAAACAACTAGCAGTGGGCCCAGTAGCTATGGTTTCGCTTCTTGTTTTATCTGGTGTATCTGCTTTAGCTGAACCAGGTACTGAAGAATATTTGTCATATGTTTTTTTACTAATGTTTATGATAGGGATCATTCAGTTCAGTATGGGCTTATTCAAATTAGGTTTTATCGTTAATTTTTTATCCCATGCAGTAGTTAGTGGTTTTACATCTGCTGCGGCTTTAATTATTGGTTTAAGTCAGTTAAAAAATTTGTTAGGCATCAATTTGGATACTGGTGAAACGATATTTCATACTTTGTTTGAAGCAGCGCAGAGAATCAGTGAAATCAATGTGATTACATTTTTAATTGGGATTGGCAGCATTCTCACTTTACTTTTTTTCAAGAAAAAACTGCCACGATTTCCTGCTCCATTAGTAGTTGTTTTGGTAAGTACGTTATTAGTATATTTTTTAAAATTATATGATCAAGGTGTGAAAATTGTTGGGGAGGTTCCAAAAGGGATTCCGAGTTTTTCACTTCCAGCGTTTAATATGGATTCGATTGTAGCTTTACTCCCAATTGCATTAACGATCTCTTTTGTAGGCTTTATGGAATCTATTGCTGTTGCTAAAGCGATAGCTGCAAAAGAAAAGTATAAAATTAATTCGAACCAAGAGTTAAATGGATTAGGTTTAGCAAATATCGTCGGTTCTTTTTTCTCAGCATATCCAGTGACAGGTGGTTTTTCACGATCTGCTGTTAACTATCAAGCAGGAGCTCGAACAGGTTTAGCATCTATCATCACAGCAGTACTCATTATTGTTACTTTATTATTTTTTACACCGTTATTTTATTATTTACCAAATGCTGTTTTGGCAGCCATCATCATGGTAGCCGTGTTTGGTTTAATTGATATAAAGGAAGCAAAACATTTATTTAAGGTGAAAAAGATGGATGGATTGACCTTGATCATTACTTTTATATTTACATTAATGTTAGGGATAGAAGAGGGAATATTAATCGGAGCAGCGTTTTCTTTACTTGTTTTTATTTGGAGAAGTGCATATCCACACATTGCTGAACTAGGTTATATTGAGAAAACAGAAGTCTTTCGAAATATTAAACGCTATCCTGAAGCGAAAACCTTTAAAAATACCTTGATTTTTAGAATTGATGCTTCTATTTATTTTGCAAATGTCGGATTCATTGAAAAAAAAATTAGTGATGAAATGTCTAAAAAAACAAATATAACTCGAATTATTCTTGATTTCAGTGCTGTAAATGATATCGATGCAGTTTCAATTGATGAGTTAGAAAAAATCATGGACAATTATCAAAGCGCTGGAATTCAATTTCTCATTGTAGGTATGAAAGGACCGATTAAAGATTTAATTCAAAAAGCAGGTTGGTATGAGAAATATGGACAAAATATTAAACATCCATCATTACAACATGTTTTACAAATCGGGTGA
- a CDS encoding DsrE/DsrF/DrsH-like family protein — MKKTTIVLFSGDYDKAMAAYIIANGAAAYDHEVTIFHTFWGLNALRKEENVLTKKGFLEKMFGNMMPRGVKKMGLSKMNFAGMGPKMIKSVMKKHNVLPPEQLIQMAQEQGVKLVACTMTMDLLGLQKEELLDGIEYGGVAAYLADAENGNVNLFI, encoded by the coding sequence ATGAAAAAAACAACGATTGTATTATTCAGTGGTGATTACGATAAAGCGATGGCTGCTTATATTATTGCAAATGGAGCAGCAGCTTATGATCATGAGGTTACCATTTTTCATACATTCTGGGGATTAAATGCTTTACGTAAAGAGGAAAATGTTCTAACCAAAAAAGGGTTCCTTGAAAAAATGTTTGGAAACATGATGCCACGTGGTGTGAAGAAGATGGGATTATCTAAAATGAATTTTGCAGGAATGGGACCTAAAATGATTAAAAGTGTGATGAAAAAACACAATGTCCTACCTCCTGAACAACTAATACAAATGGCTCAAGAGCAAGGCGTTAAACTGGTGGCATGCACGATGACCATGGATTTACTGGGATTACAAAAAGAAGAGTTGTTAGACGGAATTGAATATGGAGGGGTGGCTGCATATTTAGCAGATGCGGAAAACGGAAACGTTAATTTATTTATTTAA
- a CDS encoding carbonic anhydrase: protein MTREGEQNMISSETNLTKQNEQFVTEILQQNPAYFDKLAKGQSPEYFVLACSDSRVSPSVTANMPLGHLFVHRNVANQVVEDDHSFSAGLYYALKYLKVKNILIEGHTHCGGIQAACEMNQEQEKIQKDDGFHLWISEIQKNVPSKHVCDSITSFELSKLNVLNQIENLKKHPVYIKYGTDVEIVGYVFDLSSGKLEKVT from the coding sequence ATGACAAGAGAAGGTGAACAAAATATGATTTCATCTGAGACTAACTTAACAAAGCAAAATGAGCAGTTTGTCACAGAGATATTACAACAAAATCCTGCGTACTTTGATAAATTAGCGAAAGGTCAATCTCCTGAATATTTTGTGTTGGCTTGTAGTGATTCTCGTGTTAGTCCTTCTGTAACAGCAAATATGCCATTAGGACATTTGTTTGTTCATCGCAATGTAGCCAATCAAGTTGTAGAGGACGATCATAGTTTTTCAGCGGGGTTATATTACGCGCTAAAATATTTAAAGGTAAAAAATATACTCATCGAAGGTCATACTCATTGTGGAGGAATCCAAGCCGCATGTGAAATGAATCAAGAACAGGAAAAAATACAAAAAGACGATGGATTCCATTTATGGATTTCAGAAATTCAAAAAAACGTACCAAGTAAACATGTATGTGATTCTATAACTTCCTTTGAGTTATCCAAATTAAATGTGTTAAATCAAATTGAAAATCTAAAGAAACATCCCGTTTATATTAAGTATGGAACTGATGTTGAAATCGTTGGATATGTATTTGATCTTTCTTCAGGAAAGTTAGAAAAGGTGACTTAA
- a CDS encoding MBL fold metallo-hydrolase: protein MSATVKTAQQIFDQILNKEQMFILDVRNKDDFKDWKIEGKQIDHFNIPYFELIDGVEEIMDKIPTDKEIIVVCAKEGSSQMVAEMISDQGLTASYLKGGMKSWSEYLYKKEVYSDEKMKVYQFVRVGKGCLSYMVVSGGEALIVDPSRFTDIYKKAAEDEGVKITHIVDSHLHADHISGGRILAEETGANYYLMQSEGAVFDFKALENYTKIDFEQVSLEVIAVKTPGHTPGSVSFFVNKKILFSGDTIFVSGLGRPDLGGKVREWAKDLYDTVYNKVSLIVDDVIVLPAHYVDFEEEVNVAGYIGEILGEIRKQNEMMSNQSEEDFVEHVAQSASSETPPNFEEIIAINRGVEEAEEEKKQELEIGPNRCAVHHTN from the coding sequence ATGAGTGCAACTGTTAAAACAGCTCAACAAATTTTTGACCAAATATTAAACAAAGAACAAATGTTTATTTTAGATGTACGTAATAAAGATGATTTTAAAGATTGGAAAATTGAAGGAAAACAAATCGATCATTTTAATATTCCTTATTTTGAACTGATTGATGGGGTAGAAGAGATCATGGATAAAATTCCAACTGATAAAGAAATCATTGTTGTGTGTGCTAAAGAAGGTTCATCCCAAATGGTAGCTGAAATGATAAGTGACCAAGGATTAACAGCTTCGTATCTAAAAGGCGGCATGAAATCATGGAGTGAGTATCTCTATAAAAAAGAAGTATATTCAGATGAGAAGATGAAAGTTTATCAATTTGTTCGAGTAGGTAAAGGATGTTTATCCTATATGGTTGTGTCTGGAGGAGAAGCATTAATCGTTGATCCTTCAAGATTTACTGATATTTATAAAAAGGCTGCAGAAGATGAAGGGGTGAAAATAACACATATCGTAGATTCCCATCTTCATGCGGATCATATTTCTGGTGGTCGTATACTTGCAGAAGAAACAGGAGCTAACTATTATTTGATGCAAAGTGAAGGGGCAGTATTTGATTTTAAAGCGCTTGAAAACTATACCAAAATTGATTTTGAGCAGGTTTCATTAGAAGTGATTGCTGTAAAAACACCAGGTCATACGCCAGGCAGTGTTTCCTTTTTTGTAAATAAAAAAATATTATTCTCAGGAGATACCATCTTTGTTAGTGGTTTAGGTAGACCAGATTTAGGCGGAAAGGTCAGAGAGTGGGCTAAAGATTTATATGATACGGTTTATAACAAAGTATCCTTGATCGTAGATGATGTTATTGTACTACCTGCCCATTATGTTGATTTTGAAGAAGAAGTAAACGTAGCTGGGTATATAGGTGAAATATTAGGCGAAATTCGTAAGCAAAATGAAATGATGTCCAATCAGAGTGAGGAAGATTTTGTTGAACATGTAGCACAATCTGCAAGCTCAGAAACACCTCCAAACTTTGAGGAGATTATCGCAATAAATAGAGGTGTGGAAGAAGCGGAAGAAGAAAAAAAGCAAGAGTTGGAGATTGGACCAAATCGATGTGCAGTTCACCATACTAATTAA
- a CDS encoding metal-sensitive transcriptional regulator, with product MEYGEDVKRRLKRLEGQVRGVLNMMEEGKPCKDVVSQLSAVRSAADKAIAYIVAVNLEDCILEEQEKGNDTSKLVKEAVDLLVKSR from the coding sequence ATGGAATATGGAGAAGATGTCAAAAGAAGATTAAAACGTTTAGAAGGACAAGTTCGAGGCGTTTTAAATATGATGGAAGAGGGTAAGCCTTGTAAGGATGTGGTCAGTCAACTATCAGCAGTGAGAAGTGCTGCAGATAAAGCGATTGCTTATATCGTAGCAGTGAACTTGGAGGACTGCATTTTAGAAGAACAAGAAAAAGGAAATGATACGAGCAAACTAGTAAAAGAAGCAGTTGATTTATTAGTAAAAAGTAGATAA
- a CDS encoding sulfurtransferase TusA family protein translates to MTNIQTDKVLDAKGLACPMPIVKTKKTINELEPGQVLEIQATDKGSTADLKAWCDNIGHQYIGTIQNEEIIHHFVRKGGEEVEEIKYPHLIKNEELARKLESNEQIIILDVREPSEFAFNHIPGSISIPFGELEQRIDDLNKETEMYIICRTGNRSDLAAQKLSQLGFNKVFNVVPGMTEWKGKTEKLID, encoded by the coding sequence TTGACAAATATTCAAACGGATAAGGTATTAGATGCTAAAGGTTTGGCGTGTCCAATGCCAATCGTAAAAACGAAAAAAACAATCAATGAATTAGAGCCAGGTCAAGTATTGGAAATTCAAGCAACCGATAAAGGATCAACCGCCGATTTAAAAGCTTGGTGTGATAATATTGGCCACCAATATATTGGAACGATTCAGAATGAAGAGATTATCCATCATTTTGTTAGAAAAGGTGGGGAAGAGGTAGAGGAAATAAAATATCCTCATTTAATTAAAAACGAAGAATTAGCTAGAAAACTGGAGAGTAATGAACAAATTATTATTTTAGATGTGAGAGAACCTTCAGAATTTGCATTTAATCATATTCCTGGTTCTATCTCCATTCCTTTTGGAGAGCTAGAGCAGCGAATAGATGATTTAAATAAAGAGACTGAGATGTATATCATTTGTAGAACAGGGAATCGCAGTGACCTGGCAGCACAAAAATTATCACAATTAGGGTTTAATAAAGTATTTAATGTTGTTCCTGGAATGACTGAATGGAAAGGTAAGACAGAGAAATTAATAGACTAA
- a CDS encoding DsrE/DsrF/DrsH-like family protein, which translates to MSNKVAIIASNGSLFDAYKVFNIATASAATDAEVGIFFTFEGLNLIHKEGNQQLPLPEGKEHFQEGFKEAKVPSIDELIVMAKDLGVKFIACQMTMDVMNVKKENLISGIDVGGAVTFLDFAKDANVTLTF; encoded by the coding sequence ATGTCAAATAAAGTGGCAATCATCGCATCTAATGGTAGTTTATTTGATGCATATAAAGTGTTTAATATTGCAACAGCATCCGCAGCGACAGACGCTGAAGTAGGTATATTCTTTACTTTTGAGGGTTTGAATCTAATTCATAAGGAAGGTAATCAGCAACTTCCTTTACCAGAAGGTAAAGAGCATTTTCAAGAAGGTTTTAAGGAGGCTAAAGTGCCATCTATTGATGAACTTATTGTAATGGCAAAAGATTTAGGCGTGAAATTCATCGCTTGTCAAATGACGATGGATGTAATGAATGTAAAAAAAGAAAATTTAATTTCTGGTATTGATGTGGGGGGCGCTGTAACCTTTCTTGATTTTGCCAAAGATGCAAATGTAACTTTAACATTCTAA
- a CDS encoding bactofilin family protein — protein sequence MFKGNKMKTMDPNKTDTLIGEGSIFEGNIKSEASIRIDGKIVGDIYSEGDVIIGENGVALSNINARNTTVLGKIEGNVETKKLQISSTGKVHGNISISILTIEDGGEFEGNSKMNVDQSTTEIKNELKEEKKKNVPA from the coding sequence TTGTTTAAAGGTAACAAAATGAAAACCATGGATCCAAATAAAACAGATACTTTAATTGGAGAAGGATCCATTTTTGAAGGGAATATAAAATCAGAAGCAAGCATTCGCATTGATGGTAAAATCGTAGGAGACATATATAGTGAAGGTGACGTCATTATCGGAGAAAATGGTGTAGCCCTTTCAAATATCAATGCTCGTAATACAACTGTTTTAGGTAAAATTGAAGGAAATGTAGAAACAAAGAAGCTGCAAATCTCATCTACAGGTAAAGTCCATGGCAATATTTCTATATCTATCTTAACAATTGAAGATGGAGGAGAATTTGAGGGGAACAGCAAAATGAATGTAGATCAAAGTACAACAGAAATTAAAAATGAATTGAAAGAAGAAAAAAAGAAGAATGTACCTGCTTAA
- a CDS encoding GerAB/ArcD/ProY family transporter has protein sequence MKKNVDLISSTQLMLLIITSVGLINHVFIIPVLLDTAQRDAWISVIMNSVIYMLWILIIIYIRKHTQQKNIYEFIKSKLGKGITITLFIIICLHLFLLSTTTLIATIRWTILTFLPETPMFMLTITFILLCFLTVVTSLRTITNMNMILLPTVLILGFFVSFSNTQYKDYSLLTPILEHGFEPVLMGMMFSGAGLIELFIVIFLQHKVHSKIKLLPVLLTGLSLVILTLGPLIGSITIFGPEEAQKMRAPAFEQWRMVTLGRFVEHVDFLSIYQWLAGAYIRISLFMYIIPEILNIKKQKNKIWLTLILFTMMVILVQLPTSDMHLTELLYGVFLPYSFWFMFIISILVGLLVFVQNKIKPKEIANR, from the coding sequence ATGAAAAAAAATGTAGATTTAATCTCATCTACTCAATTAATGTTATTAATAATTACTTCCGTTGGGTTAATTAATCACGTTTTTATCATTCCTGTTTTATTAGATACAGCTCAACGTGATGCTTGGATATCAGTAATTATGAACTCAGTTATCTATATGTTATGGATCCTAATTATTATATATATTAGAAAACACACACAACAAAAAAATATTTATGAATTTATTAAATCCAAACTTGGAAAAGGTATAACAATCACATTATTTATCATAATTTGTTTGCATTTATTTTTACTTTCAACAACAACATTAATTGCTACAATTCGATGGACAATCCTTACTTTTTTACCTGAAACACCAATGTTTATGCTCACGATCACTTTTATTTTGCTATGTTTTTTAACTGTTGTCACTAGTTTAAGAACGATTACAAATATGAACATGATTTTGTTACCAACCGTTCTTATTTTAGGTTTTTTTGTTTCTTTTTCAAATACCCAATATAAAGATTATTCATTATTAACACCTATTTTAGAACATGGGTTTGAACCTGTCCTTATGGGAATGATGTTTTCAGGAGCTGGATTAATTGAGCTATTTATAGTGATATTTTTACAACACAAAGTTCATTCAAAAATCAAACTGCTTCCTGTGTTATTAACGGGGTTATCATTGGTCATTCTTACACTTGGACCCCTAATTGGATCAATCACCATTTTTGGTCCTGAAGAAGCACAAAAAATGAGAGCTCCTGCATTTGAACAATGGAGAATGGTCACACTAGGTCGTTTTGTAGAACATGTAGATTTTTTATCTATTTATCAATGGTTAGCAGGTGCCTATATAAGGATTTCTTTATTTATGTATATCATCCCAGAAATACTCAATATAAAAAAACAAAAAAATAAAATATGGTTAACACTCATTTTATTTACGATGATGGTCATTCTCGTTCAATTACCAACTAGCGATATGCACTTAACTGAATTATTATATGGAGTTTTTTTACCTTATTCATTTTGGTTCATGTTCATTATTTCAATTTTAGTAGGACTCTTAGTATTTGTGCAAAATAAGATAAAACCAAAAGAAATCGCCAATCGATGA